One stretch of Hordeum vulgare subsp. vulgare unplaced genomic scaffold, MorexV3_pseudomolecules_assembly, whole genome shotgun sequence DNA includes these proteins:
- the LOC123422485 gene encoding 30S ribosomal protein S18, chloroplastic encodes MYTSKQPFLKSKQPFSKSKQTFNKSKQPFRKSKQTFRKFKQPFRKSKQPFRRRPRIGPGDRIDYRNMSLINRFISEQGKILSRRINRLTLKQQRLITLAIKQARILSFLPFRNYENEKQFQAQSISIITGSRPRKNRHIPQLTQKYNSNRNLRNYNQNLRNNNRNLSSDC; translated from the coding sequence ATGTATACATCTAAACAACCTTTTCTTAAATCTAAGCAACCCTTTAGTAAATCCAAGCAAACTTTTAATAAATCCAAGCAACCCTTTCGTAAATCCAAGCAAACTTTTCGTAAATTCAAACAACCTTTTCGTAAATCTAAACAACCTTTTCGTAGGCGTCCCCGGATTGGCCCGGGAGATCGAATTGATTATAGAAACATGAGTTTAATTAATAGATTTATTAGTGAACAAGGAAAAATATTATCGAGACGAATAAATAGATTAACCTTGAAACAACAACGATTAATTACTCTTGCTATAAAACAGGCTCGTATTTTATCTTTTTTACCGTTTCGTAACTATGAGAACGAAAAACAATTTCAAGCCCAGTCAATTTCAATAATTACAGGTTCTAGACCCAGAAAAAATAGACATATTCCTCAATTAACGCAAAAGTACAATTCCAATCGAAACTTAAGAAACTACAACCAaaatttaagaaacaacaaccggAACTTAAGTTCCGATTGTTGA
- the LOC123422484 gene encoding NAD(P)H-quinone oxidoreductase subunit 2 A, chloroplastic-like, with protein MAITEFLLFVLTATLGGMFLCGANDLITIFVAPECFSLCSYLLSGYTKRDLRSNEATMKYLLMGGASSSILVHGFSWLYGSSGGEIELQEIVNGLINTQMYNSPGISIALISITVGLGFKLSPAPFHQWTPDVYEGSPTPVVAFLSVTSKVAASASATRILDIPFYFSSNEWHLLLEILAILSMILGNLLAITQTSMKRMLAYSSIGQIGYVIIGIIVGDSNDGYASMITYMLFYISMNLGTFACIVLFGLRTGTDNIRDYAGLYMKDPFLALSLALCLLSLGGLPPLAGFFGKLYLFWCGWQAGLYFLVSIGLLTSVLSIYYYLKIIKLLMTGRNQEITPYVRNYRRSPLRSNNSIELSMTVCVIASTIPGISMNPILAIAQDTLF; from the exons ATGGCTATAACAGAGTTTCTGTTATTCGTATTAACAGCTACTCTAGGGGGAATGTTTTTATGTGGTGCTAACGATTTAATAACTATCTTTGTAGCTCCAGAATGTTTCAGTTTATGTTCCTACCTATTGTCTGGATATACCAAGAGAGATCTACGGTCTAATGAGGCTACTATGAAATATTTACTCATGGGTGGGGCAAGCTCTTCTATTCTGGTTCATGGTTTCTCTTGGCTATATGGTTCATCTGGGGGGGAGATCGAGCTTCAAGAAATTGTGAACGGTCTTATCAATACACAAATGTATAACTCCCCAGGAATTTCAATTGCGCTTATATCCATCACTGTAGGACTTGGGTTCAAGCTTTCCCCAGCCCCTTTTCATCAATGGACTCCTGACGTCTACGAAGGA TCCCCCACTCCAGTCGTTGCTTTTCTTTCTGTTACTTCGAAagtagctgcttcagcttcagccacgcgaattctcgatattcctttttatttctcatcaaacgaatggcatcttcttctggaaatcctagctattcttagcatgattttgGGGAATCTCCTTGCTATTACTCAAACAAGCATGAAACGTATGCTTGCATATTCGTCCATAGGGCAAATCGGATATGTAATTATTGGAATAATTGTTGGAGACTCAAATGATGGATATGCAAGCATGATAACTTATATGCTGTTCTATATCTCCATGAATCTAGGAACTTTTGCTTGCATTGTATTATTTGGTCTACGTACCGGAACTGATAACATTCGAGATTATGCAGGATTATACATGAAAGATCCTTTTTTGGCTCTCTCTTTAGCCCTATGTCTCTTATCCCTAGGAGGCCTTCCTCCACTAGCAGGTTTCTTCGGAAAACTCTATCTATTCTGGTGTGGATGGCAAGCAGGCCTATATTTCTTGGTTTCAATAGGACTCCTTACGAGCGTTCTTTCTATCTACTATTATCTAAAAATAATCAAGTTATTAATGACTGGACGAAACCAAGAAATAACCCCTTATGTGCGAAATTATAGAAGATCCCCTTTAAGATCAAACAATTCCATCGAATTGAGTATGACTGTATGTGTGATAGCATCTACTATACCAGGAATATCAATGAACCCCATTCTTGCAATTGCTCAGGATACCCTCTTTTAG